The following proteins are co-located in the Trichormus variabilis 0441 genome:
- a CDS encoding mechanosensitive ion channel family protein yields MNFPQIGQVALALLTQFGLKVVGAIALWIVAQKLIEFALKLVRRGLRTQNIEPTLISYLLNIVSVTLRIVLIVAILGFFGIETTSFAALLAAAGVAIGAAWGGLLANFAAGAFLIIFRPFKVGDFITAAGITGTVSEIGLFTTDITTPDNVLTIVANNKIFADNIQNFSANPFRRVDLLAQLHHDVDHNQAIALLKARISQIPNVVENPAPDVEILTFNLAGPVLAVRPYCNNDHYWQVYFDTNKAIRETFGEAGYPIPEQRYGFSMPPENGTSSVIPSSALSS; encoded by the coding sequence ATGAATTTCCCACAAATTGGACAGGTAGCCCTTGCACTGTTAACTCAATTTGGGCTGAAAGTTGTAGGGGCGATCGCACTATGGATTGTTGCTCAAAAGCTGATTGAGTTTGCCCTCAAGCTAGTGCGTCGTGGTTTACGCACCCAGAATATTGAACCGACACTCATTAGCTACCTACTGAATATTGTTTCTGTCACATTGAGAATTGTGCTAATTGTGGCAATTCTCGGTTTCTTTGGCATTGAAACTACGTCCTTTGCCGCATTGTTAGCAGCCGCAGGTGTGGCTATTGGTGCAGCTTGGGGTGGATTATTGGCGAACTTTGCCGCAGGTGCATTTTTAATTATTTTTCGTCCATTCAAGGTTGGCGACTTTATTACAGCCGCAGGGATAACCGGTACAGTCTCAGAAATCGGCCTGTTCACCACAGATATCACGACTCCTGACAATGTGTTGACAATAGTCGCCAATAACAAAATATTCGCTGATAATATCCAGAATTTCTCAGCTAATCCCTTCCGTCGCGTTGACTTACTGGCGCAACTTCATCATGATGTTGATCATAATCAAGCGATCGCTCTTTTAAAAGCTAGAATTAGTCAAATTCCCAATGTGGTAGAAAACCCTGCACCAGATGTAGAAATTCTTACCTTTAATCTAGCAGGCCCTGTATTAGCAGTACGTCCCTATTGCAATAACGACCATTACTGGCAAGTTTATTTTGATACCAATAAAGCCATACGCGAAACATTTGGTGAAGCAGGTTATCCCATCCCTGAACAACGCTATGGTTTTAGTATGCCACCCGAAAATGGTACTAGTTCTGTCATTCCCTCATCGGCATTATCTTCATAA